In Amycolatopsis jiangsuensis, the following proteins share a genomic window:
- a CDS encoding DUF3592 domain-containing protein, producing the protein MSRRSERARRIGWIAVLGVASLLTVMCVTLLFAAFRNDNAIEAHPGTATATVESVAFDRTIIQYQTPDGIVHSPATGVLYPSGLAAGQLVLIEYDGTNPDLARVAGRTATLTLLPLGVTVLVIWLVAGPALWWLRRLIHRDRADEPVPA; encoded by the coding sequence GTGAGCAGGAGGAGTGAGCGGGCGAGGCGCATCGGCTGGATCGCCGTGCTCGGTGTCGCCTCGCTCCTCACCGTGATGTGCGTGACCCTGCTGTTCGCCGCTTTCCGCAACGACAACGCGATCGAGGCGCATCCGGGCACGGCGACCGCCACCGTGGAATCGGTGGCCTTCGACCGCACGATCATCCAGTACCAGACCCCGGACGGCATCGTGCACAGCCCGGCCACCGGGGTGCTCTACCCGTCCGGCCTCGCCGCCGGCCAGCTGGTGCTCATCGAGTACGACGGCACCAACCCCGATTTGGCGAGGGTGGCCGGCCGCACGGCCACGTTGACGTTGCTGCCGCTCGGCGTCACGGTGCTGGTGATTTGGCTGGTCGCCGGCCCGGCGCTGTGGTGGCTGCGGCGGCTGATCCACCGCGACCGCGCGGACGAGCCGGTGCCTGCCTGA
- a CDS encoding glycosyltransferase family 4 protein, whose amino-acid sequence MTNSVLRIVEHLAGAGHEVLVVAPGPGPESYRGAPVVRIPAFDVPGVHSLPIGLPTRTVLTALDGFGPDVVHLASPFVVGARGLAAARRLRVPSIAVYQTDIAGFATSYGFGIGARAAWRWVRRLHSRADRTLAPSSDSMRQLELHGVPRVHRWARGVDVARFSPRHRDPALRGELAPNGELLVGFVGRLAPEKEVDRLTTLAGTPGIRVVVVGDGPELPALRERLPGAAFLGAKYGDELSTAYASLDVFVHTGPHETFCQAVQEAMASGLPVLAPDAGGPKDLVLPGRTGYLLPADREEFGRALADRVDALRDPALRARLGEKARKVVLGRTWPAVCRKLVGHYEAVQGRVARAA is encoded by the coding sequence GTGACGAACTCCGTGCTCCGGATCGTCGAGCATCTGGCCGGAGCCGGGCACGAGGTGCTGGTGGTGGCGCCGGGGCCGGGCCCGGAGTCCTACCGCGGCGCGCCGGTGGTCCGCATCCCGGCCTTCGACGTGCCGGGAGTGCACTCGCTGCCGATCGGCCTGCCGACCCGCACCGTGCTGACCGCGCTGGACGGGTTCGGCCCGGACGTGGTGCATCTGGCGTCCCCGTTCGTGGTCGGCGCCCGCGGGCTGGCCGCGGCGAGACGGCTGCGGGTGCCCTCGATCGCGGTCTACCAGACGGACATCGCAGGCTTCGCCACGTCGTACGGCTTCGGCATCGGCGCCCGCGCTGCCTGGCGCTGGGTACGTCGGTTGCACTCGCGCGCCGACCGCACGCTCGCCCCGTCGTCGGATTCGATGCGGCAGCTGGAGCTGCACGGCGTACCGCGGGTGCACCGCTGGGCCCGCGGGGTGGACGTCGCGCGGTTTTCGCCACGGCACCGGGATCCGGCGTTGCGCGGAGAGCTGGCGCCGAACGGTGAACTGCTGGTCGGTTTCGTCGGACGCCTCGCCCCGGAGAAGGAAGTCGACCGGCTGACCACGCTCGCCGGGACGCCGGGAATCCGCGTGGTGGTGGTCGGCGACGGTCCGGAACTGCCGGCGTTGCGCGAGCGGCTGCCCGGCGCGGCATTCCTCGGCGCGAAGTACGGCGACGAGCTCTCCACGGCGTACGCGAGCCTCGACGTGTTCGTGCACACCGGTCCGCACGAGACGTTCTGCCAAGCCGTGCAGGAGGCGATGGCGTCCGGGCTGCCGGTCCTCGCGCCGGACGCGGGCGGGCCGAAGGACCTCGTTCTGCCCGGTCGTACCGGCTACCTGCTGCCGGCCGACCGGGAGGAGTTCGGCCGCGCGCTGGCCGACAGGGTCGATGCGTTGCGGGATCCGGCGCTGCGGGCTCGGCTGGGGGAGAAGGCCCGGAAGGTCGTGCTGGGCCGTACTTGGCCCGCGGTGTGCCGGAAACTGGTCGGCCACTACGAAGCAGTGCAGGGCCGAGTCGCACGCGCGGCTTGA
- a CDS encoding TetR/AcrR family transcriptional regulator: MPRGVDLVRQRLKDAAVELFLDNGFDETTAESIAARAGVTERTYFRHFADKREVLFDEEGEFGERIAAAIAAVPEGVEPLPALHAAFHDVVPLLVAGRPQTEPRMRVIATHPALQERALAKTAALVTCCFEALRARGVDDRTAKLCAEVGWHAFGIATDRWREDSDVELADVLDEVFENLRAVVGALG, translated from the coding sequence ATGCCCAGAGGCGTGGACTTGGTGCGGCAGCGGCTGAAGGACGCCGCGGTCGAGCTTTTCCTGGACAACGGCTTCGACGAGACGACGGCGGAGAGCATCGCCGCCCGCGCCGGGGTCACCGAGCGCACGTACTTCCGGCATTTCGCCGACAAACGGGAGGTGTTGTTCGACGAGGAGGGAGAGTTCGGCGAACGCATCGCCGCCGCGATCGCCGCGGTTCCGGAAGGCGTGGAGCCCTTGCCCGCGTTGCACGCCGCTTTCCATGACGTGGTGCCGCTGCTCGTCGCCGGCCGCCCGCAGACCGAACCGCGCATGCGGGTGATCGCCACGCATCCGGCGCTGCAGGAGCGCGCGCTGGCCAAGACCGCGGCGTTGGTCACGTGCTGTTTCGAGGCGTTGCGTGCCCGCGGCGTGGACGACCGCACGGCGAAGCTGTGTGCGGAGGTGGGGTGGCACGCGTTCGGTATCGCGACCGACCGGTGGCGGGAGGACTCGGACGTCGAGCTGGCCGACGTGCTGGACGAGGTCTTCGAGAACTTGCGGGCGGTGGTCGGCGCGTTGGGTTGA
- the asnB gene encoding asparagine synthase (glutamine-hydrolyzing), which produces MCGITGWVSFHRDLTQEAAELDAMTATMSCRGPDANGAWAVPHAALGHRRLAVIDLPGGAQPMTVDTPDGPVAMVYSGEAYNFTELRDELRRRGAKFSTDSDTEVVLRGYLEWGEALVERLNGMYAFAIWDTRSDKLVMIRDRMGIKPFYYYETEDGVLFGSEPKAILANRLAEHVITTDGLRELFAFAKTPGHAVWSGMRELRPGHLAVVDRSGLRETCYWQLEVTDHTDSTEETVAHVRSLLDDIIRRQLVADVPRCTLLSGGLDSSAMTAIAAAQLQEQGEVVRSFAVDFPNQAENFRAEDIAPTQDTPYVHAVAEHIVCEHKDIMLDGGAMADPATRAAAVAARDLPIGLGDRDNSLYLLFKAIREESTVALSGESADEVFGGYPWFHNEQREADTFPWLANQKSPISPASMMHADLTAKLDLETYKADQYRQALREVPYRDDETGLERRMREVCYLHLTRMVQTLLDRKDRMSMAVGLEVRVPFCDHRLVQYVFNTPWSLKTYDGREKSILRGATRDTLPDSVANRKKSGYPGSFDPAYLAAIQSHARELVSGDHAALEFYDRDAVLAASGAGIAEITNQQRSGLERFLDVATWMDLRKPTLKLG; this is translated from the coding sequence ATGTGTGGCATCACCGGCTGGGTCTCGTTCCACCGCGACCTGACGCAGGAAGCAGCAGAACTGGACGCGATGACCGCGACCATGTCCTGCCGCGGTCCGGACGCGAACGGCGCCTGGGCCGTCCCGCACGCCGCGCTCGGCCACCGCAGGCTCGCCGTGATCGACCTGCCCGGCGGTGCGCAGCCGATGACCGTGGACACGCCGGACGGTCCGGTCGCGATGGTGTACTCGGGCGAGGCCTACAACTTCACCGAACTGCGGGACGAGCTGCGCCGGCGTGGCGCGAAGTTCAGCACCGACTCGGACACCGAGGTCGTGCTGCGCGGATACCTGGAGTGGGGCGAGGCGCTCGTCGAGCGGCTCAACGGGATGTACGCCTTCGCCATCTGGGACACCCGCTCCGACAAGCTGGTGATGATCCGCGACCGGATGGGGATCAAGCCGTTCTACTACTACGAGACCGAGGACGGCGTGCTGTTCGGCTCCGAGCCGAAGGCGATACTGGCCAACCGGCTGGCCGAGCACGTGATCACCACCGACGGGCTGCGGGAGCTGTTCGCCTTCGCCAAGACCCCCGGGCACGCGGTGTGGTCGGGCATGCGGGAGCTGCGGCCAGGGCACCTGGCCGTCGTCGACCGTTCCGGACTGCGCGAGACCTGCTACTGGCAGCTCGAGGTCACTGACCACACCGACAGCACCGAAGAGACCGTCGCGCACGTCCGTTCACTGCTCGACGACATCATCCGGCGTCAGCTCGTCGCCGACGTGCCGCGGTGCACCCTGCTGTCCGGCGGCCTCGACTCGTCCGCGATGACCGCGATCGCCGCGGCGCAGCTGCAGGAACAAGGCGAGGTGGTGCGCAGTTTCGCGGTCGATTTCCCCAACCAGGCGGAGAACTTCCGCGCCGAGGACATCGCACCCACCCAGGACACCCCGTACGTGCACGCGGTTGCCGAGCACATCGTCTGCGAGCACAAGGACATCATGCTCGACGGCGGGGCGATGGCCGATCCGGCGACCCGCGCCGCGGCGGTCGCGGCCCGGGACCTGCCGATCGGGCTCGGCGACCGGGACAACTCGCTGTACCTGCTGTTCAAGGCGATCCGGGAGGAGTCGACGGTCGCGCTGTCCGGCGAATCCGCGGACGAGGTGTTCGGCGGCTATCCGTGGTTCCACAACGAGCAGCGCGAGGCGGACACGTTCCCGTGGCTGGCCAACCAGAAGTCGCCGATCAGCCCCGCCTCGATGATGCACGCCGACCTCACCGCCAAGCTGGACCTGGAGACCTACAAGGCCGACCAGTACCGCCAGGCACTGCGCGAGGTTCCCTACCGTGACGACGAAACCGGGTTGGAACGGCGGATGCGCGAGGTGTGCTACCTGCATCTGACGCGGATGGTGCAGACTCTGCTGGACCGCAAGGACCGGATGTCCATGGCGGTGGGCCTGGAAGTTCGCGTGCCGTTCTGTGACCACCGGCTGGTGCAGTACGTGTTCAACACGCCGTGGTCGCTCAAGACCTACGACGGCCGGGAAAAGAGCATCCTGCGCGGCGCCACCCGGGACACGCTGCCCGACAGCGTGGCGAACCGGAAGAAGAGCGGCTATCCGGGCAGCTTCGACCCGGCCTACCTGGCGGCCATCCAGTCGCACGCGCGGGAGCTGGTTTCCGGCGACCACGCGGCACTGGAGTTCTACGACCGGGACGCGGTGCTGGCCGCGAGCGGCGCGGGCATCGCCGAAATCACCAACCAGCAGCGCTCCGGCCTGGAACGGTTCCTCGACGTGGCCACCTGGATGGACCTGCGCAAGCCGACCCTGAAACTCGGCTGA
- a CDS encoding M1 family metallopeptidase: MRSRTRAGAGVLAAGVASVLLATTASAAPEPGAPGAGDPYYPNAGNGGTDVLHYDIRLSYQPETDLLSGTTTLLLTATQDLSRFDLDFALKASSVLVNNRPAQFTNSDGNGELVVTPAEALAKGQTATVVVKYSDTPSTEQVDGLNGWKHGDFGALGVDEPQSAQWWFPSNDHPTDKATFDVSIEAPDGLSAITNGSLVRTTKSRAGWTRWNWRSTHPQATYLTSFIVGKYDVRQSTTPEGKPFITAYGTDLGDSRGAAEASVERTPEINAFLASQFGPYPFEAEGGVVTSGISFSLENQTRPTYGLKNFTSGANTTLIAHENAHQWYGDNVSLGRWSDIWLNEGFASYAEWLWSEHEGEGTVAELAQYTYDSNAADADLWKVVPADPGADNQFDSAVYDRGALTLQALRTTVGDDAFFTILKDWQVEKAGKDGRIQEFIALAEKVSGKPLHELFQTWLYTAGKPAAGPNGAAAARTAHAAAAKPKSWDQIQANHRLLATEHRH; encoded by the coding sequence ATGCGATCGAGAACTCGTGCCGGAGCCGGGGTGCTCGCGGCCGGGGTCGCGTCCGTGCTGCTCGCCACCACCGCGAGTGCCGCACCCGAGCCGGGGGCACCCGGGGCCGGCGATCCGTACTACCCGAACGCCGGCAACGGCGGCACCGACGTGCTGCACTACGACATCCGGCTGAGCTACCAGCCGGAGACCGATCTGCTGTCCGGCACCACCACCCTGCTGCTCACCGCCACGCAGGACCTGTCGCGCTTCGACCTCGACTTCGCGCTGAAGGCTTCCAGCGTGCTCGTGAACAACCGGCCGGCGCAGTTCACGAACTCCGACGGCAACGGTGAGCTCGTGGTCACCCCGGCCGAGGCGCTGGCCAAGGGGCAGACCGCGACCGTCGTCGTGAAGTACTCCGACACCCCGTCCACCGAGCAGGTCGACGGGCTCAACGGCTGGAAGCACGGCGACTTCGGCGCGCTCGGCGTGGACGAACCGCAGAGCGCGCAGTGGTGGTTCCCCTCCAACGACCATCCCACCGACAAGGCCACCTTCGACGTGTCGATCGAGGCGCCGGACGGGCTTTCCGCGATCACCAACGGCTCGCTCGTGCGCACGACCAAGAGCCGGGCAGGCTGGACGCGCTGGAACTGGCGCAGCACGCATCCGCAGGCGACGTACCTGACCTCGTTCATCGTCGGGAAGTACGACGTGCGCCAGTCCACCACGCCCGAGGGCAAGCCGTTCATCACCGCCTACGGAACGGACCTCGGTGACTCCCGGGGCGCCGCCGAGGCCAGCGTCGAGCGCACACCGGAGATCAACGCGTTCCTGGCCTCGCAGTTCGGGCCCTACCCGTTCGAGGCCGAGGGCGGTGTGGTGACCAGCGGCATCAGCTTCTCGCTGGAGAACCAGACCCGGCCCACGTACGGGCTGAAGAACTTCACCTCCGGCGCCAACACCACGCTGATCGCGCACGAGAACGCGCACCAGTGGTACGGCGACAACGTCTCGCTCGGGCGTTGGAGCGACATCTGGCTGAACGAGGGTTTCGCGTCTTATGCCGAATGGCTGTGGTCCGAGCACGAGGGCGAGGGCACCGTCGCCGAACTCGCGCAGTACACCTACGACTCCAACGCCGCCGACGCCGACCTGTGGAAGGTCGTGCCCGCGGATCCGGGCGCGGACAACCAGTTCGACAGCGCGGTGTACGACCGCGGCGCGCTGACGCTGCAGGCGCTGCGCACGACCGTCGGCGACGACGCGTTCTTCACGATTTTGAAGGACTGGCAGGTGGAGAAGGCCGGGAAGGACGGCCGGATCCAGGAGTTCATCGCGCTGGCGGAGAAGGTGTCCGGCAAGCCGCTGCACGAGCTGTTCCAGACCTGGCTCTACACGGCGGGGAAACCGGCGGCCGGTCCGAACGGTGCTGCCGCGGCCAGGACCGCGCACGCGGCGGCGGCCAAGCCGAAGTCCTGGGACCAGATCCAGGCCAACCACCGGTTGCTCGCCACGGAGCACCGGCACTGA
- a CDS encoding glycosyltransferase family 4 protein — translation MHIVQLANFYGPRSGGLRTALHHLGAGYVASGHRVTLVVPGTRYTVENLPTGVRRCSLPAPRIPGTGGYRAIDPHRVRSVLRRLEPDRLEVSDRLTLRGMGSWAQRNGIPSTVISHERLDRLLEQFLLPRPVAHRVADTANRRMAARYDTVVCTTYFARAEFDRIAAPNVRRVPLGVDLATFAPSMRDDGWRYALAGGADALLVHCGRLSPEKHVERSVDTVAELTESGARVRLVIAGDGPRRRALERRARGLPVTFLGFLSGRDEVARLLATSDVSLAPGPHETFGLAALEALASGTPVVVSASSALREIVQPGCGAAVDDHAPAFATAVTGLLDSPEDLRRAAARSRAEDFAWPASVRGMLDALG, via the coding sequence ATGCACATCGTGCAGCTGGCGAACTTCTACGGACCGCGTTCGGGCGGGTTGCGCACCGCACTGCACCACCTCGGCGCCGGGTACGTCGCCAGTGGGCACCGGGTGACGCTGGTGGTGCCCGGAACCCGTTACACGGTCGAAAACCTGCCCACCGGAGTACGGCGCTGTTCGCTGCCCGCCCCGCGGATCCCGGGCACCGGCGGGTATCGCGCGATCGACCCACACCGGGTGCGGAGTGTGCTGCGCCGGCTGGAACCGGACCGGCTGGAGGTGTCCGACCGGCTGACCCTGCGGGGGATGGGCAGCTGGGCTCAGCGCAACGGCATCCCCAGCACGGTGATCTCGCACGAACGGCTCGACCGGCTGCTGGAGCAGTTCCTGCTGCCCCGGCCGGTGGCGCACCGCGTGGCGGACACGGCCAACCGGCGGATGGCCGCGAGGTACGACACGGTGGTCTGTACCACCTATTTCGCCCGCGCGGAATTCGACCGGATCGCCGCGCCGAACGTACGCCGGGTGCCACTCGGAGTCGACCTGGCCACGTTCGCCCCGTCCATGCGCGACGACGGCTGGCGCTATGCACTGGCCGGCGGTGCCGACGCTCTGTTGGTCCACTGTGGCCGGTTGTCGCCGGAGAAACACGTGGAGCGCAGCGTGGACACCGTGGCCGAGCTGACCGAATCGGGTGCCCGCGTCCGGCTGGTCATCGCCGGCGACGGTCCCCGGCGGCGCGCACTGGAACGCCGTGCGCGCGGTTTGCCGGTGACCTTCCTCGGATTCCTCTCCGGTCGGGACGAGGTGGCCCGGTTGCTGGCCACTTCGGACGTTTCACTCGCCCCTGGTCCACATGAGACGTTCGGGCTCGCCGCGCTCGAGGCGCTCGCGTCGGGTACCCCGGTGGTGGTTTCGGCTTCGTCCGCGCTGCGCGAGATCGTGCAGCCCGGCTGCGGAGCCGCGGTGGACGATCACGCCCCGGCGTTCGCCACCGCGGTCACCGGATTGCTGGACAGCCCGGAAGACCTCCGCCGCGCCGCGGCCCGGTCGCGGGCGGAGGACTTCGCATGGCCTGCCTCGGTACGCGGCATGCTCGACGCTCTCGGCTGA
- a CDS encoding inositol monophosphatase family protein — MTLLSSRPSRPVEPGLLSRALEVAGRLANDATDVITATAGRGAHPATLESPFDWVTDTDRILERHTRRVLTAEFPGIPVVGHEFGADHGADVAEYRWVVDSVDGTANYVAGVPWCAYSLALVDASGPVVGVVADPYRAQIYAAARGRGARANGKPVRLTDRPGTAGAIVCTELARKGPWPGMGEFIERAAAAHAGVRVLGSAALSIAQVALGHAAAAVLHSYHEWDVAGSVAMAIEVGAVVLDKHGEDTALPTDGLLVAAPGVADEVLGWWQETATAGS; from the coding sequence ATGACCCTCTTGTCCTCCCGGCCGTCCCGGCCGGTGGAGCCGGGCCTGCTCTCGAGGGCACTCGAGGTGGCGGGCCGGCTGGCGAACGACGCGACCGACGTGATCACCGCGACGGCGGGCCGCGGCGCGCACCCGGCGACGCTGGAGTCCCCGTTCGACTGGGTCACCGACACCGACCGGATCCTGGAGCGGCACACCCGGCGCGTGCTGACCGCGGAGTTCCCCGGTATCCCGGTCGTCGGCCACGAGTTCGGCGCGGACCACGGCGCGGACGTGGCCGAGTACCGCTGGGTGGTGGATTCGGTGGACGGCACCGCCAACTACGTCGCCGGGGTGCCGTGGTGTGCCTACAGCCTGGCGCTGGTCGACGCGTCCGGTCCGGTGGTCGGCGTGGTCGCCGATCCGTACCGGGCACAGATTTACGCCGCCGCCCGCGGCCGAGGCGCGCGCGCCAACGGCAAGCCGGTCCGGCTCACGGACCGGCCGGGTACCGCGGGCGCGATCGTCTGCACGGAGCTGGCCCGCAAGGGTCCGTGGCCAGGAATGGGCGAGTTCATCGAACGTGCCGCGGCCGCGCACGCCGGAGTACGGGTGCTGGGTTCGGCCGCGTTGTCCATCGCGCAGGTCGCCCTCGGGCACGCCGCGGCCGCGGTGCTGCACAGCTATCACGAATGGGACGTCGCGGGCTCGGTGGCGATGGCGATCGAGGTCGGCGCGGTGGTGCTCGACAAGCACGGCGAGGACACCGCCCTGCCCACTGACGGCCTGCTGGTGGCCGCGCCGGGAGTGGCCGACGAGGTGCTGGGCTGGTGGCAGGAAACCGCCACGGCCGGCAGCTGA